DNA from Dietzia lutea:
GATCTCCAGCGCCCGCCCGCGCAGCTCCGGGTGGTGGATGCCGATCTGCGCCAGGCAGGTGTTCATCCCCCATTGCAGCCGCTCGTGGGCGTCGGCCATCTCGGCCTCGATGACGTCCAGCAGACCGGACAGGTCCAGCCCCTCGGGCTTCTTGACCACGCGGTCGGCGGTGAGCGCCCAGCCGGCGGAGGCCACGACCGGGTCGGGATCGTCGAGCCACGCGACGCGCAGGTCCTCGGCGTGCGGGCCCTTCATCACCACGTAGCCGACGAGCCAGTCGTGGACCTTCCGCGTGCGGGCCTGGCGCAGCATCGCGTCGAGTTCGTCGGCGGAGAACTCCTTCGGGCGGCACACGAGGATCGCCAGCAGCCGCGCGGCCGAGTCGCCGGTGGCCCACAGCTCGACCGCCAGGGGCTGGTCCTTCTTCACCCGCTTGGCCACCGCCCGCAGCGCCGTCAGGTTGACCCCGTGGTCGTCCCCGTGTCGGGAGTTGACCTCCCGGATCCGGGCGTCCTCGAGCTCGGCGAGCTCGGCCATCACCTCGTCGAGCGTCGGCGTTGTCGTCGTCGTCATGGTCTCGTCCCTTCCCCTCCGGGCGCGCCCGCCGCCACGCACGCCGGCCCCCGCCGCGCGGCCGTCCCTATACTCGCCGGGGTGCGCCTGTGGAGCATCCATCCCGACCTGCTCGACCGCGCCGCGCTCGTCGCCGGGTGGCGCGAGGGGCTCCTGGCCCAGAAGGTACTCCGCGGGATGACGAAGGGCTATCGCGCGCATCCCCAGCTCGAGCGGTTCCGCACGCTCGCCGACCCGGTCGCGGGGATCGCCACGTGGCTCCACGGTCTCGCCGACGCCGCCGACGCGCGCGGCTACCGCTTCGACCGCACGCGCGTCGTCCTGCCGCCCGGGCCCGAGCGCCTGCCGCTCACCGACGGCCAGCTCGCGCTGGAGTGGGCGCACCTGCGGGCCAAGGTCATCGAGCGCGATCCGCCGTGGCTGGACCGGCTCGCCGCCCCGCGGCCGCACCCGATGTTCGACCTGATTCCGGGCCCGGTGGCGGCCTGGGAACGCGCTGACCTGCTCGAGGAGTGACCGTGCCCCGACCCACCCGCGTCCCGCTGCCCGCGCTCGTCGCGCCCGCCGCGGCGTCCACGGTGCTCGCGCTTCGCCCGATCCGTCGGCCGTTCGCCGCCGCCACCGCGGGGTGGGTGGCGAGCCTGCCGGCGCTCGAGATGCCGCTGCACATCGGCGCGCTCGTGAGCGCGACCACGGCGAGCGCGCTGGGCCGCCGGGAGCGGCATCCGTCCGACCTGGTGGGCGCGGGGATGGCCGCGCTGACCTGCGCGGGGCTGGGGGTCGTGCTCGCGCGCCACCTCGCCGCGCGGCCCGTCCTGGACCGCGCGCTGCGGGAGCGGGCGCCAGGGGACGGTGCGCTGCAGGTCGGCACGGAGGGGCGCGGTACGGCGACGGCGACGAGCCCCGCCCCTCGCCACCGCACGCCCTGGCCGACGGTGCTGGCCCGTCCGTGGCCGCTGCCGCCGCACGGGGTGCGCGCCCGCCGGGGCATGGTCTACGGACCGGACCCCGTGGCGAACCGGCTCGATCTCTACACTTGTGCAAGCACTCGTCCTGATGGCGCCGGCGGGGTTGGCGCCGGGTCTCGCGCGGACGGTGCCGGCGCGGGGTCGGGCGGGGTGCGCGGCGTGCTCGTCCACATCCACGGCGGCCACTTCCGCGCGGGCGCACCGAGCCGCGAGTCCCGCGCGATGCTGTTCGACCACGCCCGCCGCGGCTGGGCCGCCATCAGCGCGACCTACACCCTGTCGCCCACCCCCGAGTCGGGCTTCCCGCAGCACCTGGTGGACATCAAGCGGCTTATCCACTGGATCCGCGCAGAGGGGCCGTCGCACGACATCCCGGCCGATGCGCCGATCGTCGTGGCGGGCAGCTCGGCCGGCGCCCACATCGCGATGATGACCGCGCTGACCGCGAACGATCCACGCTTCCAGCCCGGCTTCGAGCACGTCGACACCACGCTGGCCGCGGCGGTCGGGCTCTACGGGTACTACGGGCGGCTGGGCAGTGCGACCCGGGACGTCTCGGACCCCGTGCGGCACCCGGCGTCGGGGGCACCGCCGGTGGCGATCATCCACGGAACGCTGGACACGTACACGCCGGTCAAGGGCTCGCGGCGGCTCGTGCGGCACCTGCGCGCGGGGTCGCCGAACCCGGTGATCTACGCCGAGCTGCCCGGCGCGCAGCACGGCTTCGACGCCGTGCGCTCGCCGCGCTACCTCGCGGTGGTCGACGCGGTCGCCCGGTTCACGGACCGGTACGCCTGAGCGCTCCGGCCGGTAAGGTCCCACTCACGGTGAGGACATCATCGACCCGAGGAGACTCCATGCCGCTGACCGGAGAATACGAACCAAGCCCCAGCGAATGGGTGCGCACGCAGGTCGAACAATACGAACGCACCAACGGGGACGAGGCCTCGGACTTGGGCGGGATCCCGGTCGTCATCGTCACCACGGTGGGCAACAAGTCCGGCAAGCTGCGCAAGACGCCCCTCATGCGCGTAGAACACGACGGCGCCTACGCGCTGGTCGCCTCCCAGGGCGGCGCGCCCACTCATCCGTTCTGGTACTGGAACATCGCCGCGAACCCGCACGTCGTGGTGCAGGACATGGATCGGGTCGGCGACTACACCGCCCGCGAGGTCACCGGCGCCGAGCGCGACGAATGGTGGGCGCGTGCGGTGTCGGTGTACCCCGACTACGCGGACTACCAGGAGAAGACCGATCGGACGATTCCCGTGTTCGTCGCCGAGCCCCGTGGATAGGGTCGGCGCGGACGGGAGCCGCAGCCCTCAGGAGTCCGCCGCATGAGCAGGACGGCGATCGTGCTCGGCTGCGGCGGCACCATCGGGGCCGCCTGGGCGATCGCGGCCATGCACGCCCTGACCGAGCAGACCGGCGTCGACCCGCGCGAAGCGGACGTCATGCTCGGCACCTCCGCGGGCGCCGAACTCGTCACCATGCTCGCCGGCGGGGTCTCCGTCGGGGAACTGGTCGACATGCAGTACGGCCGGGCGACCGACCCGAGGCTGCGGGACCACATCGCCTCCACTCCGCCCAGCGTGCCGCCGCTGCCGCGGTTCCCCCTCCTCAACCCGGGCCTCCTACGCAAGCGCGCCGGGCTGGCCGGCCTCACCGGCATCGCCCCCACCGGACGCGCGGACGCGGGGTGGCTGCAGCGACTCGCCGAGCAGTTCGAGGTCGGCGCCTGGCTGCCCCACCCCGCCGCCCGGATGGTGGCCTACGACGTCCGCGCCGGGGAGCGGGTCGTGTTCGGCGCGCCCGGCTCCCCCATCGCGACCGTCGGCGAGGCGCTGCGCGCCTCGTGGGCGACGCCCGGCTGGATGCCGCCGGTGCCGATCGGTGACCGCATCTTCGTCGACGGCGGGATGGGCTCGACCGCCTCGGTCGACCTCATCGCCCCCGAGGAGGCGGACGTCATTTACGTCATCGCCCCCATGGCGTCGGCACCGGGCGTCCGCATCCCCGGACCCGGTGGCTCGCTCGAGTACCGGATGATCCGCCGCCCGATGTCGACCGTCCTGCACGCCGAGATCGCCACCGTCCGCGCCCGCGGCACGACCGTCGTGCCGATCCTGCCGACCCCCGCCGACCTCGCCGGCCTGAGCGCGCACTTCATGAACGGCGCGCGCCGCACGCAAGGTTTCGAGCACTCCATGACCACCGCCCCCGACACGGTCCGCGCGGCGCTCGCGGCCAACGGGGCCGGGGTGTGACAGGGCAGACTCCGCGGTATGCGACTGGGTATTTCGACTCCGGTGGTCACCGTCTATCCACCGACCGCGTCCGCGTGGGAACACTCAGCGGGGATCGAGGACATCGCCCGCATCGCGGTGGCCGCCGACGAGCTCGGCTTCCACCACCTCACCTGCAGCGAACACGTGGCGGTCCCCACCGAGACCGCCGCCGTACGCGGCGGAACCTACTGGGATCCGCTGGCCACGTTCGGCTACCTGGCCGCCCGGACCACCCGCATCCGGCTGGCCACCCAGGTCCTGGTGCTGGGCTACCACCACCCCCTGGAGATCGCCAAGCGCTACGGGACGTTGGACGCGGTCAGCGGCGGACGGGTGATCCTCGGCCTCGGGGTGGGCAGCCTCAAGGAGGAGTTCGAGCTCCTCGGCGCGCCGTTCAACGACCGCGGTGCACGGGCCGACGACGCACTCGCCGCGCTTCGCGCCTCCCTCTCGGTCCCGGAGCCGGAGTATCACGGCCGGTTTCACGACTACTCAGCCGTGATCGTCAGGCCGCACGCCATCCAGGACCGGGTACCGCTCTGGATCGGCGGGCGGACCCGGCGGTCCCTGCGGCGGGCGCTCGACCACGGCGACGGGTGGGTGCCGTTCGGACTGACCCTCCCGGAACTGGAGTCGATGCTGGCCGGCGCGGCCGAGGCGCTCTCGCGCGACGCCTCCCACTACTGCGACCAGCTGGCGCGGCTCCGCGACCTCGCCGCCGGCGAGGGGCACGAGTTCGGGCCGGTCAGCGGGCCCAGCGGCGGGTGAGCGCCACGGGGACGGTCAGCGCGCCGCGCGGCGGGTGACCGGGCGGGTCCCGTCGCCGAGGTCCGGCTCCGGCAGGCGCCGGCCCGGATCCGCGAGCCCCACCGTGTGCCCCTCCGCGGACAGCCGCCGCATCGCCTCGAGCAGCATCCGCCGGGCGCTCGTGTTGACCGAGGACACGCGGCTGAGGTCGAGCGTCACCTCGCCCGGCCCCTCGGGGATCTCGGCCAGGCGCCGCAACACCTGCTCGGCGCTGGCGAAGGTCATGGGGCCCTGCAGGCGGAACGTGCGTCGGCCGGAGATCTCGTCGAACCGCACCGACCGCACGGCCTCGACCTCGGTGACCGTGGTGTTCATGAGGTGCAGCTCGAGGTCCTGCGACAGCCGCTCGAAGGTGCGCACGCCCTCGACACTGTGCCCGTGCTCGTCGAGCCGCGGCGAGAACACCCCCAGCCCCACCTGACCTGGCAGCGCGCCGAGAATCCCTCCGGATACCCCGCTCTTCGCCGGGATCCCCACCGTGGACATCCAGTCGCCGGCGGCGTCGTACATCCCGCACGTCGCCATCACGGCGAGGACCTGCCTCGCGACCGGCGCCGACACGACCCGCTCGCGCGTGACCGGATTGACGCCGCCGGTGGCCAGCGTGACGGCCATGACGGCGAGGTCTCGCACCGTCACCCGGTACGCGCACTGCCGGGTGTACCCGCGCACGGCCTCGTCGGGGTCGTCCTCGATGATCCCGCCGGCCCGGACCAGGTTGGCCATCGCGCGGTTGCGGAACGCGGTGCGCAGCTCGGACTCGCACACGGCGCCGTCGATCTCGAGACGCCGACCCGCGAACGCCGACAACCCGTCCGCGATGACCTCGCTGCGCTCGTCCTCCGAGGCGCCGGGCGGGCCGACGAGCGTGTGCGTGGTGATCGCCCCGATGTTGATCATCGGGTTGCGCGGCCGGCCCGTGTCGCGGTTGAGGGAGATCTGGTTGAACGCGTCGCCGGACGGCTCCACCTCGACCTTCTCCAGCACCGCCTCGATCCCGCGGTCGCGCAGGGCGAGCGCGTAGACGAACGGCTTGCTCATCGACTGGATGGTGAACTCAGCGTCCGCGTCGCCGGCGGTGTAGACGACCCCGTCCATCGTGCAGGCGGCCACCGCGAACCGGTCCGGGTCCACGGCCGCGAGCTCGGGGATGTAGTCGGCGAGCCGACCCTCCCCGGCGTCCGAGCAGGCGTCGCGGATCTCGAGCAGATAGTCAGGTACCGGCGTCTTCACGTCACCAGCGTGTCATGCGCGGCGGGTCCGCGCCCGGGAGGGAGGGACCGCCCCGGCCAGCCCTCAGTGGTGGTCGTCGTCCGCCTTCGTCGGGTGGACGGTGCCGTGCTCGTGCTCGGGCGGACCGTACAGCGAGTAGACCTTGAGGTCGTCCTCGCCGATGTTGGTGACGTTGTGCCAGCTCCCGGCGGGCACGAGGATGACCCAGTCGTCGGAGACCTCGCGCACGAAGTCCAGCTGGTCCTTCGCCGGACCCATCTCGACCCGGCCCCGGCCGGCCTCCACGCGCAGGAACTGGTCGTGGTCGTCGTGGACCTCGAGCCCGATGTCGTCGCCCGGCTTGATGCTCATGACGGTGAGCTGCATGTGCGAGCCCGTCCAGAGAGTGGTCCGGTAGTTGTCGTTGGCGAGTGTGGCCTCCTCGATGTCGACGACGAAGGGGTTCGGGCCCTGGTCGGTGGGGCTCATCGGTGTTCCTTTTCTCTCTACGTGTGTGGCGGTGAGGGCCGGCGGCGGGCGCCGCAGACCCGTGGGGCGGGGCCGTCAGGCGGTGTCGTGGCGCTTCAGGTCGCTCGTGGCCGGGCCCTCGATGAGTTCACCACACGCCGTGAAGCGGGACCCGTGCCAGGGGCAGTCCCACGAGCGCTCGGCGTCGTTCCAGCTGAGCACGGCGCCCATGTGCGGGCACAGCAGGCCGACAGTGCACTTCTCGCCGTCGTCGGCCGTCGCCTCTCCCATCGGTCGGACACTCGGCCGCGGGCGCCGGACCACCGACTTCGCCGCGGCGGCGGCCATGTGGACGGGCAGGTCGGCGTACATCGAAGGCGCGGTCTTGACCATGCCTGTCAGAGTCGGCTTGCCGAACGACACGCGTGGGTCGAGCCCTTCGAGGCGGTCGACCATGATCCCCGCCGTCGCGGCGGACCCGCTGACCCCCCACTTGCTGTAGCCGCCGGCGTAGTGCACACGGCCCTTCCCCCACGGCAGCGGTCCCGACCTGGGCACCATCTCGACCGGGTGGAAGTCCTGCGCGGACCACCCGTGGGTCATCCGCGCGCCGGGGAAGTACTTCTCCGCGTACTCCCGCAGCGACTCGATCTTGGATCCGGTGGGGGCGGCGGTTCCGGTGCGGTGGCCGTTGCCGCCCACGAAGAGGACCTCCCCGTTCTCGGTCGGCACGGTCCGCAGCGAGCGCACCGGCGTCTCCACCGAGCCGTACATGCCCTCCGGCAGGCCGCCGTCGTATTCAAACGCGCACAGATACGAGCGTTCGGCCTCCATGGTCGCCACCGTCGGGCCGCGGTCCAGTGACGGACCGGACGTCGCCAGGAGCACGTCGCGCGCGGTGAGGATCCCGCGGTCACTGCGTACCTCGGCGTGGGCGTCCGCGCCGTCGCCCCGCGGGGTCACCTTGGTGACGCGGGAGTGCTCGACGATGCGCACCCCGAGCGCGTCCACGGCCTTGACCAGCGCGGCCAGCGCCTGGACGGGATCGATCTGCAGCTGGTCGGGCAGTTCCACG
Protein-coding regions in this window:
- a CDS encoding DNA alkylation repair protein: MTTTTTPTLDEVMAELAELEDARIREVNSRHGDDHGVNLTALRAVAKRVKKDQPLAVELWATGDSAARLLAILVCRPKEFSADELDAMLRQARTRKVHDWLVGYVVMKGPHAEDLRVAWLDDPDPVVASAGWALTADRVVKKPEGLDLSGLLDVIEAEMADAHERLQWGMNTCLAQIGIHHPELRGRALEIGERLGVLRDYPTPRGCTSPYVPEWIGEMVRRQQG
- a CDS encoding TIGR03619 family F420-dependent LLM class oxidoreductase; the protein is MRLGISTPVVTVYPPTASAWEHSAGIEDIARIAVAADELGFHHLTCSEHVAVPTETAAVRGGTYWDPLATFGYLAARTTRIRLATQVLVLGYHHPLEIAKRYGTLDAVSGGRVILGLGVGSLKEEFELLGAPFNDRGARADDALAALRASLSVPEPEYHGRFHDYSAVIVRPHAIQDRVPLWIGGRTRRSLRRALDHGDGWVPFGLTLPELESMLAGAAEALSRDASHYCDQLARLRDLAAGEGHEFGPVSGPSGG
- a CDS encoding alpha/beta hydrolase codes for the protein MPRPTRVPLPALVAPAAASTVLALRPIRRPFAAATAGWVASLPALEMPLHIGALVSATTASALGRRERHPSDLVGAGMAALTCAGLGVVLARHLAARPVLDRALRERAPGDGALQVGTEGRGTATATSPAPRHRTPWPTVLARPWPLPPHGVRARRGMVYGPDPVANRLDLYTCASTRPDGAGGVGAGSRADGAGAGSGGVRGVLVHIHGGHFRAGAPSRESRAMLFDHARRGWAAISATYTLSPTPESGFPQHLVDIKRLIHWIRAEGPSHDIPADAPIVVAGSSAGAHIAMMTALTANDPRFQPGFEHVDTTLAAAVGLYGYYGRLGSATRDVSDPVRHPASGAPPVAIIHGTLDTYTPVKGSRRLVRHLRAGSPNPVIYAELPGAQHGFDAVRSPRYLAVVDAVARFTDRYA
- a CDS encoding FAD-dependent oxidoreductase, producing the protein MGTSFWRRTTIDPPAAEFPEGEHVDLVIAGAGFTGLITAMMAAARGRSVVVLEAHTVGAGASGATTAKVSVLQGTRLSTLRSRHGLETARHYAEAHQYGLDWWAEFCETHGVSAQRRSALSYSRGALGTASLRKEKQTMDDLGLPARWHDRLDVPFPARSAVELPDQLQIDPVQALAALVKAVDALGVRIVEHSRVTKVTPRGDGADAHAEVRSDRGILTARDVLLATSGPSLDRGPTVATMEAERSYLCAFEYDGGLPEGMYGSVETPVRSLRTVPTENGEVLFVGGNGHRTGTAAPTGSKIESLREYAEKYFPGARMTHGWSAQDFHPVEMVPRSGPLPWGKGRVHYAGGYSKWGVSGSAATAGIMVDRLEGLDPRVSFGKPTLTGMVKTAPSMYADLPVHMAAAAAKSVVRRPRPSVRPMGEATADDGEKCTVGLLCPHMGAVLSWNDAERSWDCPWHGSRFTACGELIEGPATSDLKRHDTA
- a CDS encoding glutaminase; protein product: MKTPVPDYLLEIRDACSDAGEGRLADYIPELAAVDPDRFAVAACTMDGVVYTAGDADAEFTIQSMSKPFVYALALRDRGIEAVLEKVEVEPSGDAFNQISLNRDTGRPRNPMINIGAITTHTLVGPPGASEDERSEVIADGLSAFAGRRLEIDGAVCESELRTAFRNRAMANLVRAGGIIEDDPDEAVRGYTRQCAYRVTVRDLAVMAVTLATGGVNPVTRERVVSAPVARQVLAVMATCGMYDAAGDWMSTVGIPAKSGVSGGILGALPGQVGLGVFSPRLDEHGHSVEGVRTFERLSQDLELHLMNTTVTEVEAVRSVRFDEISGRRTFRLQGPMTFASAEQVLRRLAEIPEGPGEVTLDLSRVSSVNTSARRMLLEAMRRLSAEGHTVGLADPGRRLPEPDLGDGTRPVTRRAAR
- a CDS encoding patatin-like phospholipase family protein, with translation MSRTAIVLGCGGTIGAAWAIAAMHALTEQTGVDPREADVMLGTSAGAELVTMLAGGVSVGELVDMQYGRATDPRLRDHIASTPPSVPPLPRFPLLNPGLLRKRAGLAGLTGIAPTGRADAGWLQRLAEQFEVGAWLPHPAARMVAYDVRAGERVVFGAPGSPIATVGEALRASWATPGWMPPVPIGDRIFVDGGMGSTASVDLIAPEEADVIYVIAPMASAPGVRIPGPGGSLEYRMIRRPMSTVLHAEIATVRARGTTVVPILPTPADLAGLSAHFMNGARRTQGFEHSMTTAPDTVRAALAANGAGV
- a CDS encoding nitroreductase family deazaflavin-dependent oxidoreductase, with translation MPLTGEYEPSPSEWVRTQVEQYERTNGDEASDLGGIPVVIVTTVGNKSGKLRKTPLMRVEHDGAYALVASQGGAPTHPFWYWNIAANPHVVVQDMDRVGDYTAREVTGAERDEWWARAVSVYPDYADYQEKTDRTIPVFVAEPRG
- a CDS encoding cupin domain-containing protein translates to MSPTDQGPNPFVVDIEEATLANDNYRTTLWTGSHMQLTVMSIKPGDDIGLEVHDDHDQFLRVEAGRGRVEMGPAKDQLDFVREVSDDWVILVPAGSWHNVTNIGEDDLKVYSLYGPPEHEHGTVHPTKADDDHH
- a CDS encoding pyrimidine dimer DNA glycosylase/endonuclease V; the protein is MRLWSIHPDLLDRAALVAGWREGLLAQKVLRGMTKGYRAHPQLERFRTLADPVAGIATWLHGLADAADARGYRFDRTRVVLPPGPERLPLTDGQLALEWAHLRAKVIERDPPWLDRLAAPRPHPMFDLIPGPVAAWERADLLEE